A window of the Butyricimonas faecalis genome harbors these coding sequences:
- a CDS encoding tetratricopeptide repeat protein has protein sequence MVKMTRPNYYNENDYSPRLSTEIYALRRNGQLDEARQLAEKILRQDETNVDILKAYAWTLIDICKREQQGGNLVEAQKISDFLSRMHFDTQFDEFAETLVRKIQALRLTVNPFYAQIQEAKELSQNGNNDKAWEILTQLSVDGNLPEEVHESYGWAIYRYLRDHIAQLDSVQVRTQLKNYIYLHNERPSTLHSQILNFALNYSKQDSNFKLISFLKLWNPNNLRLDDFEDSHSNEGKTIPSLMSRIAKAFVDYPLDEIQEFVRLIPYRKDDFIEMIKNHFFWKLYRNTDGGISSSTWELFNQYIELSNDTPASTSHSKVLGLAERTMKENNAWRFYDFFRRWNPEKLRTADWQEEKGDNGETYKPLAVKSLKRVKEALENLSDEQLGDLQWLIDLYGIAIEKMPDDDWNIRSKALLHLRAGQQAEAKDIYKRLCQKMGEKYYIWSEFADCWEDVNVKIAFLCKALSLEKNEDFIGKMRLELARQLIKSKKYANAVVELGQYKKHYVGKGWRIDSEVDVLLEQCSSATPVSDNNAALYAKNISIAEEYVYEDIPFTEVVLVDKRRNENGKTMMFFVDGTTIEFATDKKRFPILRDSHKGQVWKFRLYKDETIRTIPGDYSWQPPKKETEIKYIPLTAAPSETADWFNLPIQYGYVQYVNTEKKVYHIYLTDSTLVYEHYEQQKFEKGDFVKLRQYKKKVKEENKIFLCDVQKCTKDEAIEKFKCRIAAVDDVNNQRKLFHFVLGPKLVSGILHYDQTDLRPSVGDCIKIYYFVREINDKKNLGKQKKLVEVLKAEITNEINNDLIKHISGYLELNYKDWCDDGVPDFAFISDYYVHKTILEKYNITSNCHVNAKAIYAGDGRWKIYAIEKQ, from the coding sequence ATGGTAAAAATGACAAGGCCCAATTATTACAATGAGAATGATTACTCCCCTCGTTTATCAACTGAAATCTATGCTCTCCGGCGCAATGGTCAACTGGATGAAGCCAGGCAACTGGCTGAAAAGATCCTTCGACAGGACGAAACAAACGTAGATATCTTGAAGGCCTATGCCTGGACATTGATCGATATCTGCAAAAGGGAGCAACAGGGAGGAAATCTTGTAGAAGCGCAAAAAATTTCAGATTTTCTGTCGCGCATGCATTTCGATACCCAATTTGATGAGTTTGCAGAAACGCTTGTTAGAAAAATACAAGCACTGAGGCTAACGGTGAATCCTTTCTACGCCCAGATTCAAGAGGCTAAAGAGTTGAGCCAGAATGGAAACAATGACAAAGCATGGGAGATTCTTACCCAATTGTCAGTAGACGGAAATCTTCCTGAAGAAGTGCATGAAAGCTATGGATGGGCAATATACCGTTATTTGCGAGATCACATTGCGCAACTTGATTCTGTACAGGTGCGGACGCAACTGAAGAACTATATTTATCTTCATAATGAGCGCCCTTCGACGCTGCATTCCCAAATATTGAACTTCGCCCTTAATTACTCTAAACAGGATAGCAATTTCAAACTCATATCGTTTCTCAAGCTATGGAATCCGAACAATTTGCGACTGGATGATTTTGAAGATTCGCATAGCAACGAAGGCAAAACTATTCCATCGTTGATGTCGAGAATTGCAAAGGCTTTTGTTGATTATCCTTTAGATGAGATTCAAGAATTTGTCAGGCTTATCCCCTACAGGAAAGACGATTTTATCGAAATGATAAAGAACCATTTCTTTTGGAAGCTGTATCGTAATACCGATGGCGGTATCTCTTCATCTACATGGGAGCTGTTTAATCAATATATAGAGTTATCCAATGATACTCCAGCCTCTACTTCTCATTCGAAAGTTCTTGGGTTGGCCGAGCGCACAATGAAGGAAAACAATGCATGGCGATTCTATGATTTCTTTAGAAGGTGGAACCCAGAGAAACTAAGAACAGCTGACTGGCAAGAAGAGAAAGGGGATAATGGGGAAACCTATAAACCGTTAGCTGTCAAATCGCTGAAAAGAGTAAAAGAAGCTCTTGAGAATCTTTCTGATGAACAACTGGGAGACCTCCAGTGGCTTATTGACCTCTATGGAATAGCCATAGAAAAGATGCCGGATGATGATTGGAATATCAGGTCGAAAGCGTTACTTCATCTACGTGCTGGTCAGCAAGCAGAAGCAAAGGATATCTATAAAAGGCTTTGCCAGAAGATGGGAGAGAAATACTATATCTGGAGTGAATTTGCCGATTGTTGGGAAGATGTGAATGTAAAGATTGCTTTTCTTTGCAAAGCTCTAAGCTTAGAGAAGAATGAAGACTTCATAGGGAAGATGCGATTGGAATTGGCACGACAACTAATTAAATCCAAGAAATATGCAAATGCAGTAGTTGAACTTGGTCAATATAAGAAACATTATGTTGGAAAGGGATGGCGTATTGATTCGGAAGTAGATGTTCTTCTTGAGCAATGCTCCTCTGCTACTCCTGTATCTGACAATAATGCGGCACTTTATGCCAAAAATATCTCAATAGCGGAAGAATACGTTTACGAAGATATTCCTTTCACGGAAGTTGTACTTGTGGACAAAAGGAGAAACGAGAACGGAAAGACCATGATGTTTTTTGTAGATGGTACAACAATTGAATTTGCTACTGATAAGAAAAGATTTCCAATATTAAGAGATAGTCATAAAGGACAAGTCTGGAAATTCAGATTGTATAAAGACGAAACAATTCGAACAATTCCCGGTGATTATTCATGGCAGCCGCCTAAAAAGGAAACGGAGATCAAATATATCCCCTTGACTGCCGCTCCTTCAGAAACAGCTGATTGGTTTAATTTACCGATTCAATATGGCTATGTTCAATATGTAAATACAGAAAAAAAGGTCTATCATATTTATTTGACCGATTCAACTCTCGTCTATGAACACTATGAGCAACAGAAATTTGAAAAAGGGGATTTCGTCAAACTTCGCCAATACAAAAAGAAAGTCAAGGAAGAGAACAAGATATTCTTATGTGACGTACAAAAGTGTACAAAGGACGAGGCTATTGAGAAGTTCAAGTGCAGGATTGCGGCGGTAGATGATGTCAATAATCAGCGTAAACTATTCCATTTTGTATTAGGCCCCAAACTAGTTTCAGGTATTCTGCACTATGATCAGACGGATTTGCGGCCATCCGTTGGAGATTGCATTAAGATTTATTATTTTGTTCGGGAAATCAATGACAAGAAGAATCTAGGTAAACAAAAGAAATTAGTGGAAGTGCTTAAAGCAGAGATCACTAACGAGATTAATAATGATTTGATAAAACACATATCAGGCTATTTGGAACTCAATTATAAAGATTGGTGTGATGACGGAGTACCAGATTTTGCATTCATTAGTGACTACTATGTCCATAAAACAATACTAGAAAAATACAACATTACTTCCAATTGTCATGTGAATGCGAAAGCAATCTATGCTGGAGATGGCAGATGGAAAATATATGCAATTGAAAAGCAATAG
- a CDS encoding nucleotidyl transferase AbiEii/AbiGii toxin family protein gives MNWTKFTKEEQLTILANVAENKGIVDNAVEKDYWVSMVLRAIFSLPYATAFVFKGGTSLSKGWGLIERFSEDIDLAIDPKYLGFTDIATKNQRTKLRKDSKKFIDGTFALDIENRLKEFGLLGCCKVIVPETSVSDLDPVVLFVEYNSVLQTKMQYIPERVKVEISSRSLMEPSKEVEMRSMIEDAYPSEEFSFPIFTVPTVVPGRTFLEKVFLLHEEFNRPNGCTHIERITRHMYDIVKMMDKPFSMEAMQNLQLYEAIVAHRKKFTAWSGLDYATHLPHTISFLPPQNIEDVLRDDYKQMQIGFIYADAPSFNEIMERLRDLQDRFRALKWKK, from the coding sequence ATGAATTGGACTAAGTTCACAAAAGAAGAGCAACTTACCATTTTGGCTAATGTTGCCGAAAATAAAGGGATTGTTGACAATGCTGTTGAGAAGGACTATTGGGTCAGTATGGTATTGCGTGCCATATTTTCTTTACCGTATGCTACAGCTTTTGTATTCAAAGGAGGAACGAGCCTTAGTAAAGGTTGGGGATTGATAGAACGATTTTCAGAAGATATTGACCTTGCAATAGATCCCAAATATCTTGGCTTCACAGATATTGCGACTAAAAACCAACGAACCAAATTGCGGAAAGACTCCAAGAAGTTCATAGATGGCACTTTTGCGCTCGACATTGAGAACAGATTAAAAGAGTTTGGGTTATTAGGATGTTGTAAGGTCATAGTCCCGGAAACATCTGTCAGCGACCTCGACCCTGTAGTCCTATTTGTCGAGTATAATTCGGTGCTGCAAACAAAAATGCAATATATACCGGAGCGAGTCAAAGTTGAGATAAGCAGTCGTTCACTCATGGAACCGTCGAAAGAGGTTGAAATGCGTTCTATGATAGAAGATGCCTATCCGAGTGAAGAGTTTTCATTTCCAATATTTACAGTTCCTACCGTTGTGCCAGGACGAACATTTTTGGAAAAAGTCTTTCTGCTACATGAGGAGTTTAACCGACCCAATGGCTGTACACATATCGAACGTATTACACGGCATATGTATGACATTGTGAAGATGATGGATAAACCGTTTTCTATGGAAGCGATGCAGAATTTACAATTATACGAGGCCATTGTGGCTCATCGTAAGAAGTTCACAGCGTGGAGCGGGTTAGACTATGCGACCCATCTTCCACACACGATATCGTTTCTTCCTCCCCAAAACATCGAAGATGTTTTGCGGGACGACTATAAGCAAATGCAAATCGGCTTCATTTATGCCGATGCTCCCTCTTTCAATGAGATTATGGAGCGGTTACGGGACTTGCAAGATAGATTCAGAGCATTGAAATGGAAAAAATAA
- a CDS encoding DUF6088 family protein: MVLTKEIRNIIDRNGPNKLYMVRDFVHLNNDGLVTRALSRLEKEGVLIRLSQGLYLYPLRNKFGVLRPSIEDIAYAIAEKDKARIIPCGLTALNKLGLSTQVTMNAVYLTDAAARELTIGNRKIIFKRSVPRNFAYKTDLFPLIVAAMKELGKDNVTDEQVAIIKQAIEKYGNTDEIRYDYSIVPQWIKQKLAL, from the coding sequence ATGGTGCTAACAAAGGAAATACGGAATATTATAGATAGAAATGGACCGAATAAACTTTATATGGTACGTGATTTTGTCCATCTTAATAACGATGGACTGGTTACTCGTGCTCTTTCCCGATTGGAGAAAGAGGGAGTGCTCATACGTCTTTCGCAGGGTCTTTATCTATATCCTTTACGAAATAAGTTCGGCGTACTTCGCCCATCCATTGAAGATATAGCATACGCCATTGCAGAAAAAGATAAAGCCCGCATTATCCCTTGTGGATTGACTGCTTTGAATAAATTGGGACTTTCCACGCAGGTTACGATGAACGCAGTCTATTTGACAGATGCCGCAGCACGAGAACTTACTATCGGGAACCGTAAAATCATATTCAAGCGCAGTGTACCCCGTAATTTTGCCTATAAAACGGATTTGTTTCCACTGATAGTCGCTGCCATGAAAGAATTAGGGAAAGATAATGTAACCGACGAACAAGTTGCTATCATAAAACAAGCCATTGAAAAATATGGCAATACGGATGAAATCAGATACGATTACAGCATTGTTCCGCAATGGATTAAACAAAAACTTGCATTATGA
- a CDS encoding IS1595 family transposase has translation MSNNANLFYFFKQFPDEDSCRKYLEKRRWGNTPTCPHCGNAQKIYRYKNGKTFKCAHCKKQFSVKTGTIYENSNIPLQKWFLTFYLISLSKKGISSIELSKTIGVTQKSAWYLLHKVRYMLEHRNSDNQLRGTVEVDETYVGGKKKGKRGRGSENKTPVFGAVQRGGRLSITPVPNAKRKTLEPIIHKRVKKGTHINSDEWWAYTKLCSDYAHDVVNHRRKEYVRGKVHTNTIEGAWSHLKRSIMGTYHRPSREHLSKYCAEFEYNYNTRKNSPEIKFKKIIDKNLIRVSYRTITGT, from the coding sequence ATGAGTAATAACGCTAACTTATTCTATTTCTTTAAACAGTTTCCCGATGAGGATTCTTGTAGAAAGTATTTAGAGAAACGAAGATGGGGTAATACTCCAACTTGTCCGCATTGCGGAAACGCACAGAAAATATACCGTTATAAAAACGGGAAAACTTTCAAGTGCGCACATTGTAAAAAGCAGTTTTCGGTGAAAACGGGTACAATTTATGAAAACTCAAACATCCCATTACAGAAATGGTTTCTTACTTTCTATCTGATTTCATTATCTAAGAAAGGTATTAGCTCTATTGAGTTGTCCAAGACTATCGGTGTTACACAAAAGAGCGCTTGGTATTTATTACACAAGGTTCGTTATATGCTGGAACATCGTAATTCCGATAACCAGCTACGTGGTACAGTCGAGGTTGATGAAACGTATGTTGGTGGAAAGAAAAAGGGCAAACGTGGTCGTGGTTCTGAGAATAAAACTCCCGTATTTGGTGCTGTACAACGTGGTGGACGTTTATCCATTACACCCGTACCAAATGCGAAGCGTAAAACCTTAGAGCCAATTATCCACAAACGAGTTAAGAAAGGAACCCATATAAACAGCGATGAATGGTGGGCATACACTAAACTATGCTCGGACTATGCACATGATGTAGTAAATCACAGACGTAAAGAATATGTTCGTGGTAAGGTACACACTAATACTATTGAAGGTGCATGGTCACATTTGAAGCGGTCAATAATGGGAACTTACCATAGACCGAGTAGGGAACACCTTTCTAAGTATTGTGCAGAGTTCGAGTATAATTACAACACCCGCAAAAACTCACCGGAAATTAAATTCAAGAAAATCATTGATAAGAATTTAATCCGTGTTAGTTATAGAACAATAACTGGCACATAA